The Solea senegalensis isolate Sse05_10M linkage group LG9, IFAPA_SoseM_1, whole genome shotgun sequence genome has a segment encoding these proteins:
- the l3mbtl1b gene encoding lethal(3)malignant brain tumor-like protein 4 isoform X4, with product MTDTPPSDGPSQGGEFDMMGALDWKDGIATLPGSDIKFRMTEFGILEIVTDIEVKGQVAEPKSETIDPAPSHTPTPPPEGQSQTGTVKAPVNQNRPGSSQAKAPGPVLLSLEEGPSVEDGPSVEVGSSADIGPHGELSRCRACGGPVSRNVLFQGKFCSSICAQPSSGRSSPGEARESQTAEGERLGKRVRKKRKIYMDSGDEEEDNQEEPEEKAKTTKGRRGAKIAKLVTGPSSKKRAWSWPAYLEEERAIAAPVKLFKEHQSFPQSRNGFKVGMKLEGLDPSHPSLFCVLTVAEIQGYRVRLHFDGYPECYDFWANADSWDLKPAGWCEKNGHKLLLPKGCKDGEFNWNMYVKNCRGQLAPKHFFKSLNTSVTPSGFRAGMKLEAVDRKNPSLICVATIAAVVDNRLLIHFDNWDDTYDYWCDPSSPYIHPVGFCEEAELTLTTPAEYKQPKSFSWEKYLEETGTQAAPARAFKPRPPHGFQIGMKVEAVDRRNPMLVRVACIAATEDHRLKIHFDGWNPEYDFWVETDCPDLHPVGWCQKTGHPLQYPNGSSDIVPPPGQGCPTPGCNGVGHIRGPRYGTHYTQVSCPYSEMNLNKEGLLPDRLSGERPLALSGPHPRGRRPEPHTNTTTQISSAPEQPEGAEESQNRKPATVEAERLGRNAQPETLGGASEQSQNGTRPKRTAPVPKYLKMHYVKEEISDGKASPDTISLQQALHESVFSPGISASPPHRVALCWDKHCQLLPEVLGLTAKRVATWSAEEVAGFVKGLPGCKEHAATFKTEQIDGEAFLLLTQTDIVKILSIKLGPALKIYNSILMLKNADEE from the exons ATGACTGACACTCCACCCAGTGATGGCCCTTCCCAGGGAGGAGAGTTTGACATGATGGGTGCTCTTGACTGGAAGGATGGTATTGCCACGCTGCCAGGCAGTGACATCAAG TTCCGCATGACAGAGTTTGGGATCCTTGAGATTGTTACAGACATAGAAGTTAAAGGGCAGGTAGCAGAGCCTAAAAGTGAGACCATAGACCCAGCTCCGTCTCACACGCCCACCCCTCCTCCAGAGGGCCAGTCACAGACAGGGACAGTCAAAGCTCCAGTCAATCAGAATCGACCAGGATCATCTCAAGCTAAAG CTCCTGGTCCTGTGCTTCTGTCTTTAGAGGAGGGCCCCAGTGTGGAGGATGGTCCCAGTGTTGAAGTTGGCTCTAGTGCCGACATAGGCCCACATGGGGAGCTGTCAAGGTGCCGCGCCTGTGGTGGCCCTGTTTCCCGGAATGTCCTCTTTCAGGGAAAATTCTGCAGCTCCATTTGTGCACAGCCCTCAAGTGGCAG aTCATCTCCAGGGGAAGCACGAGAGAGTCAGACAGCAGAAGGTGAGAGGCTCGGTAAACGTGTGCGCAAAAAGAGAAAGATCTACATGGATTctggtgatgaggaggaagacaaccaagaggaaccagag GAAAAGGCCAAGACTACCAAAGGCAGGAGAGGTGCCAAAATCGCAAAACTGG TGACTGGCCCTTCCTCTAAGAAGCGGGCGTGGAGCTGGCCTGCTTACctggaagaggagagggccatTGCTGCTCCTGTTAAACTATTCAAAGAG CATCAGTCGTTTCCTCAGAGCAGGAATGGTTTTAAGGTGGGGATGAAGTTGGAGGGACTGGACCCGTCTCACCCGTCGCTTTTCTGTGTTCTCACTGTTGCAGAG ATCCAAGGATACAGGGTAAGGCTTCACTTTGATGGTTACCCGGAATGCTATGACTTTTGGGCCAACGCTGACTCGTGGGATCTGAAACCAGCTGGCTGGTGCGAGAAGAATGGACACAAGTTATTGTTGCCTAAAG GTTGTAAAGATGGAGAGTTCAACTGGAACATGTATGTGAAGAACTGTCGAGGTCAACTGGCTCCAAAACACTTTTTCAAGAGTCTAAACACA tctgtcACTCCATCTGGATTCAGAGCAGGAATGAAGCTGGAGGCAGTTGACAGGAAGAATCCCTCACTGATCTGTGTAGCCACCATCGCTGCTGTTGTTGACAACCGTCTGCTCATTCATTTTGACAACTGGGATGATACTTATGATTACTG gtgtgacCCCAGCAGTCCATACATCCATCCTGTGGGTTTCTGTGAAGAGGCTGAGCTTACTCTGACCACTCCAGCTG AATATAAGCAACCCAAGAGTTTCTCATGGGAGAAGTACCTGGAAGAAACAGGAACACAGGCTGCTCCTGCTCGGGCTTTCAAACCG CGACCTCCACATGGCTTTCAGATTGGTATGAAAGTGGAAGCTGTTGATAGGAGGAATCCCATGCTTGTCCGTGTCGCATGTATAGCAGCTACAGAGGATCACAGACTGAAG ATCCATTTTGATGGCTGGAATCCAGAATATGACTTCTGGGTGGAGACAGACTGTCCTGACCTGCACCCTGTAGGGTGGTGTCAGAAGACTGGACACCCACTACAGTATCCTAACG ggTCCAGTGATATAGTGCCACCCCCAGGGCAAGGATGTCCTACCCCAGGATGCAACGGGGTTGGCCACATCAGAGGACCTCGCTATGGCACCCACTATAC tcaggtGAGCTGTCCCTATTCTGAgatgaatctgaacaaagaggGCCTGCTGCCAGACCGTCTCAGTGGGGAACGACCTCTCGCTCTCAGTGGGCCACATCCTCGCGGGCGTCGTCCCgaaccacacacaaacactacgACTCAGATCTCCTCCGCTCCGGAGCAGCCTGAAGGAGCCGAGGAGTCCCAGAACAG GAAACCAGCGACAGTGGAAGCTGAGCGCTTGGGGCGCAACGCCCAGCCTGAGACACTAGGTGGAGCCAGTGAGCAGAGCCAAAATGGAACAAGACCTAAACG GACTGCTCCAGTTCCTAAATACCTGAAAATGCACTATGTAAAGGAGGAGATCAGTGACGGTAaag CCTCTCCAGACACCATCTCTCTCCAGCAGGCCCTCCACGAGTCTGTGTTCTCCCCCGGCATCTCTGCCTCTCCTCCCCACCGGGTGGCTCTCTGCTGGGACAAGCACTGCCAGCTGCTGCCCGAGGTCCTGGGGCTGACTGCCAAGAGAGTGGCCACTTGGAGCGCTGAGGAG GTGGCCGGTTTTGTCAAAGGACTCCCTGGATGTAAAGAACATGCTGCTACATTTAAAACAGAG caaatCGATGGCGAGGCCTTTCTGCTACTCACCCAAACAGACATTGTCAAGATCCTGTCAATCAAGTTAGGGCCCGCCCTGAAGATCTATAACTCCATCCTCATGTTGAAGAATGCAGATGAAGAATAG
- the l3mbtl1b gene encoding lethal(3)malignant brain tumor-like protein 4 isoform X2, which produces MTDTPPSDGPSQGGEFDMMGALDWKDGIATLPGSDIKFRMTEFGILEIVTDIEVKGQVAEPKSETIDPAPSHTPTPPPEGQSQTGTVKAPVNQNRPGSSQAKAPGPVLLSLEEGPSVEDGPSVEVGSSADIGPHGELSRCRACGGPVSRNVLFQGKFCSSICAQPSSGRPNQFLGFFPPRSSPGEARESQTAEGERLGKRVRKKRKIYMDSGDEEEDNQEEPEEKAKTTKGRRGAKIAKLVTGPSSKKRAWSWPAYLEEERAIAAPVKLFKEHQSFPQSRNGFKVGMKLEGLDPSHPSLFCVLTVAEIQGYRVRLHFDGYPECYDFWANADSWDLKPAGWCEKNGHKLLLPKGCKDGEFNWNMYVKNCRGQLAPKHFFKSLNTSVTPSGFRAGMKLEAVDRKNPSLICVATIAAVVDNRLLIHFDNWDDTYDYWCDPSSPYIHPVGFCEEAELTLTTPAEYKQPKSFSWEKYLEETGTQAAPARAFKPRPPHGFQIGMKVEAVDRRNPMLVRVACIAATEDHRLKIHFDGWNPEYDFWVETDCPDLHPVGWCQKTGHPLQYPNGSSDIVPPPGQGCPTPGCNGVGHIRGPRYGTHYTQVSCPYSEMNLNKEGLLPDRLSGERPLALSGPHPRGRRPEPHTNTTTQISSAPEQPEGAEESQNRKPATVEAERLGRNAQPETLGGASEQSQNGTRPKRTAPVPKYLKMHYVKEEISDGKASPDTISLQQALHESVFSPGISASPPHRVALCWDKHCQLLPEVLGLTAKRVATWSAEEVAGFVKGLPGCKEHAATFKTEQIDGEAFLLLTQTDIVKILSIKLGPALKIYNSILMLKNADEE; this is translated from the exons ATGACTGACACTCCACCCAGTGATGGCCCTTCCCAGGGAGGAGAGTTTGACATGATGGGTGCTCTTGACTGGAAGGATGGTATTGCCACGCTGCCAGGCAGTGACATCAAG TTCCGCATGACAGAGTTTGGGATCCTTGAGATTGTTACAGACATAGAAGTTAAAGGGCAGGTAGCAGAGCCTAAAAGTGAGACCATAGACCCAGCTCCGTCTCACACGCCCACCCCTCCTCCAGAGGGCCAGTCACAGACAGGGACAGTCAAAGCTCCAGTCAATCAGAATCGACCAGGATCATCTCAAGCTAAAG CTCCTGGTCCTGTGCTTCTGTCTTTAGAGGAGGGCCCCAGTGTGGAGGATGGTCCCAGTGTTGAAGTTGGCTCTAGTGCCGACATAGGCCCACATGGGGAGCTGTCAAGGTGCCGCGCCTGTGGTGGCCCTGTTTCCCGGAATGTCCTCTTTCAGGGAAAATTCTGCAGCTCCATTTGTGCACAGCCCTCAAGTGGCAG GCCAAATCAATTTCttggcttttttcccccaagaTCATCTCCAGGGGAAGCACGAGAGAGTCAGACAGCAGAAGGTGAGAGGCTCGGTAAACGTGTGCGCAAAAAGAGAAAGATCTACATGGATTctggtgatgaggaggaagacaaccaagaggaaccagag GAAAAGGCCAAGACTACCAAAGGCAGGAGAGGTGCCAAAATCGCAAAACTGG TGACTGGCCCTTCCTCTAAGAAGCGGGCGTGGAGCTGGCCTGCTTACctggaagaggagagggccatTGCTGCTCCTGTTAAACTATTCAAAGAG CATCAGTCGTTTCCTCAGAGCAGGAATGGTTTTAAGGTGGGGATGAAGTTGGAGGGACTGGACCCGTCTCACCCGTCGCTTTTCTGTGTTCTCACTGTTGCAGAG ATCCAAGGATACAGGGTAAGGCTTCACTTTGATGGTTACCCGGAATGCTATGACTTTTGGGCCAACGCTGACTCGTGGGATCTGAAACCAGCTGGCTGGTGCGAGAAGAATGGACACAAGTTATTGTTGCCTAAAG GTTGTAAAGATGGAGAGTTCAACTGGAACATGTATGTGAAGAACTGTCGAGGTCAACTGGCTCCAAAACACTTTTTCAAGAGTCTAAACACA tctgtcACTCCATCTGGATTCAGAGCAGGAATGAAGCTGGAGGCAGTTGACAGGAAGAATCCCTCACTGATCTGTGTAGCCACCATCGCTGCTGTTGTTGACAACCGTCTGCTCATTCATTTTGACAACTGGGATGATACTTATGATTACTG gtgtgacCCCAGCAGTCCATACATCCATCCTGTGGGTTTCTGTGAAGAGGCTGAGCTTACTCTGACCACTCCAGCTG AATATAAGCAACCCAAGAGTTTCTCATGGGAGAAGTACCTGGAAGAAACAGGAACACAGGCTGCTCCTGCTCGGGCTTTCAAACCG CGACCTCCACATGGCTTTCAGATTGGTATGAAAGTGGAAGCTGTTGATAGGAGGAATCCCATGCTTGTCCGTGTCGCATGTATAGCAGCTACAGAGGATCACAGACTGAAG ATCCATTTTGATGGCTGGAATCCAGAATATGACTTCTGGGTGGAGACAGACTGTCCTGACCTGCACCCTGTAGGGTGGTGTCAGAAGACTGGACACCCACTACAGTATCCTAACG ggTCCAGTGATATAGTGCCACCCCCAGGGCAAGGATGTCCTACCCCAGGATGCAACGGGGTTGGCCACATCAGAGGACCTCGCTATGGCACCCACTATAC tcaggtGAGCTGTCCCTATTCTGAgatgaatctgaacaaagaggGCCTGCTGCCAGACCGTCTCAGTGGGGAACGACCTCTCGCTCTCAGTGGGCCACATCCTCGCGGGCGTCGTCCCgaaccacacacaaacactacgACTCAGATCTCCTCCGCTCCGGAGCAGCCTGAAGGAGCCGAGGAGTCCCAGAACAG GAAACCAGCGACAGTGGAAGCTGAGCGCTTGGGGCGCAACGCCCAGCCTGAGACACTAGGTGGAGCCAGTGAGCAGAGCCAAAATGGAACAAGACCTAAACG GACTGCTCCAGTTCCTAAATACCTGAAAATGCACTATGTAAAGGAGGAGATCAGTGACGGTAaag CCTCTCCAGACACCATCTCTCTCCAGCAGGCCCTCCACGAGTCTGTGTTCTCCCCCGGCATCTCTGCCTCTCCTCCCCACCGGGTGGCTCTCTGCTGGGACAAGCACTGCCAGCTGCTGCCCGAGGTCCTGGGGCTGACTGCCAAGAGAGTGGCCACTTGGAGCGCTGAGGAG GTGGCCGGTTTTGTCAAAGGACTCCCTGGATGTAAAGAACATGCTGCTACATTTAAAACAGAG caaatCGATGGCGAGGCCTTTCTGCTACTCACCCAAACAGACATTGTCAAGATCCTGTCAATCAAGTTAGGGCCCGCCCTGAAGATCTATAACTCCATCCTCATGTTGAAGAATGCAGATGAAGAATAG
- the l3mbtl1b gene encoding lethal(3)malignant brain tumor-like protein 4 isoform X1 has translation MTDTPPSDGPSQGGEFDMMGALDWKDGIATLPGSDIKFRMTEFGILEIVTDIEVKGQVAEPKSETIDPAPSHTPTPPPEGQSQTGTVKAPVNQNRPGSSQAKAPGPVLLSLEEGPSVEDGPSVEVGSSADIGPHGELSRCRACGGPVSRNVLFQGKFCSSICAQPSSGRPNQFLGFFPPRSSPGEARESQTAEGERLGKRVRKKRKIYMDSGDEEEDNQEEPEEKAKTTKGRRGAKIAKLVTGPSSKKRAWSWPAYLEEERAIAAPVKLFKEHQSFPQSRNGFKVGMKLEGLDPSHPSLFCVLTVAEIQGYRVRLHFDGYPECYDFWANADSWDLKPAGWCEKNGHKLLLPKGCKDGEFNWNMYVKNCRGQLAPKHFFKSLNTSVTPSGFRAGMKLEAVDRKNPSLICVATIAAVVDNRLLIHFDNWDDTYDYWCDPSSPYIHPVGFCEEAELTLTTPAGKTQTKTHVEYKQPKSFSWEKYLEETGTQAAPARAFKPRPPHGFQIGMKVEAVDRRNPMLVRVACIAATEDHRLKIHFDGWNPEYDFWVETDCPDLHPVGWCQKTGHPLQYPNGSSDIVPPPGQGCPTPGCNGVGHIRGPRYGTHYTQVSCPYSEMNLNKEGLLPDRLSGERPLALSGPHPRGRRPEPHTNTTTQISSAPEQPEGAEESQNRKPATVEAERLGRNAQPETLGGASEQSQNGTRPKRTAPVPKYLKMHYVKEEISDGKASPDTISLQQALHESVFSPGISASPPHRVALCWDKHCQLLPEVLGLTAKRVATWSAEEVAGFVKGLPGCKEHAATFKTEQIDGEAFLLLTQTDIVKILSIKLGPALKIYNSILMLKNADEE, from the exons ATGACTGACACTCCACCCAGTGATGGCCCTTCCCAGGGAGGAGAGTTTGACATGATGGGTGCTCTTGACTGGAAGGATGGTATTGCCACGCTGCCAGGCAGTGACATCAAG TTCCGCATGACAGAGTTTGGGATCCTTGAGATTGTTACAGACATAGAAGTTAAAGGGCAGGTAGCAGAGCCTAAAAGTGAGACCATAGACCCAGCTCCGTCTCACACGCCCACCCCTCCTCCAGAGGGCCAGTCACAGACAGGGACAGTCAAAGCTCCAGTCAATCAGAATCGACCAGGATCATCTCAAGCTAAAG CTCCTGGTCCTGTGCTTCTGTCTTTAGAGGAGGGCCCCAGTGTGGAGGATGGTCCCAGTGTTGAAGTTGGCTCTAGTGCCGACATAGGCCCACATGGGGAGCTGTCAAGGTGCCGCGCCTGTGGTGGCCCTGTTTCCCGGAATGTCCTCTTTCAGGGAAAATTCTGCAGCTCCATTTGTGCACAGCCCTCAAGTGGCAG GCCAAATCAATTTCttggcttttttcccccaagaTCATCTCCAGGGGAAGCACGAGAGAGTCAGACAGCAGAAGGTGAGAGGCTCGGTAAACGTGTGCGCAAAAAGAGAAAGATCTACATGGATTctggtgatgaggaggaagacaaccaagaggaaccagag GAAAAGGCCAAGACTACCAAAGGCAGGAGAGGTGCCAAAATCGCAAAACTGG TGACTGGCCCTTCCTCTAAGAAGCGGGCGTGGAGCTGGCCTGCTTACctggaagaggagagggccatTGCTGCTCCTGTTAAACTATTCAAAGAG CATCAGTCGTTTCCTCAGAGCAGGAATGGTTTTAAGGTGGGGATGAAGTTGGAGGGACTGGACCCGTCTCACCCGTCGCTTTTCTGTGTTCTCACTGTTGCAGAG ATCCAAGGATACAGGGTAAGGCTTCACTTTGATGGTTACCCGGAATGCTATGACTTTTGGGCCAACGCTGACTCGTGGGATCTGAAACCAGCTGGCTGGTGCGAGAAGAATGGACACAAGTTATTGTTGCCTAAAG GTTGTAAAGATGGAGAGTTCAACTGGAACATGTATGTGAAGAACTGTCGAGGTCAACTGGCTCCAAAACACTTTTTCAAGAGTCTAAACACA tctgtcACTCCATCTGGATTCAGAGCAGGAATGAAGCTGGAGGCAGTTGACAGGAAGAATCCCTCACTGATCTGTGTAGCCACCATCGCTGCTGTTGTTGACAACCGTCTGCTCATTCATTTTGACAACTGGGATGATACTTATGATTACTG gtgtgacCCCAGCAGTCCATACATCCATCCTGTGGGTTTCTGTGAAGAGGCTGAGCTTACTCTGACCACTCCAGCTGGTAAGACACAGACCAAGACACATGTGG AATATAAGCAACCCAAGAGTTTCTCATGGGAGAAGTACCTGGAAGAAACAGGAACACAGGCTGCTCCTGCTCGGGCTTTCAAACCG CGACCTCCACATGGCTTTCAGATTGGTATGAAAGTGGAAGCTGTTGATAGGAGGAATCCCATGCTTGTCCGTGTCGCATGTATAGCAGCTACAGAGGATCACAGACTGAAG ATCCATTTTGATGGCTGGAATCCAGAATATGACTTCTGGGTGGAGACAGACTGTCCTGACCTGCACCCTGTAGGGTGGTGTCAGAAGACTGGACACCCACTACAGTATCCTAACG ggTCCAGTGATATAGTGCCACCCCCAGGGCAAGGATGTCCTACCCCAGGATGCAACGGGGTTGGCCACATCAGAGGACCTCGCTATGGCACCCACTATAC tcaggtGAGCTGTCCCTATTCTGAgatgaatctgaacaaagaggGCCTGCTGCCAGACCGTCTCAGTGGGGAACGACCTCTCGCTCTCAGTGGGCCACATCCTCGCGGGCGTCGTCCCgaaccacacacaaacactacgACTCAGATCTCCTCCGCTCCGGAGCAGCCTGAAGGAGCCGAGGAGTCCCAGAACAG GAAACCAGCGACAGTGGAAGCTGAGCGCTTGGGGCGCAACGCCCAGCCTGAGACACTAGGTGGAGCCAGTGAGCAGAGCCAAAATGGAACAAGACCTAAACG GACTGCTCCAGTTCCTAAATACCTGAAAATGCACTATGTAAAGGAGGAGATCAGTGACGGTAaag CCTCTCCAGACACCATCTCTCTCCAGCAGGCCCTCCACGAGTCTGTGTTCTCCCCCGGCATCTCTGCCTCTCCTCCCCACCGGGTGGCTCTCTGCTGGGACAAGCACTGCCAGCTGCTGCCCGAGGTCCTGGGGCTGACTGCCAAGAGAGTGGCCACTTGGAGCGCTGAGGAG GTGGCCGGTTTTGTCAAAGGACTCCCTGGATGTAAAGAACATGCTGCTACATTTAAAACAGAG caaatCGATGGCGAGGCCTTTCTGCTACTCACCCAAACAGACATTGTCAAGATCCTGTCAATCAAGTTAGGGCCCGCCCTGAAGATCTATAACTCCATCCTCATGTTGAAGAATGCAGATGAAGAATAG
- the l3mbtl1b gene encoding lethal(3)malignant brain tumor-like protein 4 isoform X3, with protein MTDTPPSDGPSQGGEFDMMGALDWKDGIATLPGSDIKFRMTEFGILEIVTDIEVKGQVAEPKSETIDPAPSHTPTPPPEGQSQTGTVKAPVNQNRPGSSQAKAPGPVLLSLEEGPSVEDGPSVEVGSSADIGPHGELSRCRACGGPVSRNVLFQGKFCSSICAQPSSGRSSPGEARESQTAEGERLGKRVRKKRKIYMDSGDEEEDNQEEPEEKAKTTKGRRGAKIAKLVTGPSSKKRAWSWPAYLEEERAIAAPVKLFKEHQSFPQSRNGFKVGMKLEGLDPSHPSLFCVLTVAEIQGYRVRLHFDGYPECYDFWANADSWDLKPAGWCEKNGHKLLLPKGCKDGEFNWNMYVKNCRGQLAPKHFFKSLNTSVTPSGFRAGMKLEAVDRKNPSLICVATIAAVVDNRLLIHFDNWDDTYDYWCDPSSPYIHPVGFCEEAELTLTTPAGKTQTKTHVEYKQPKSFSWEKYLEETGTQAAPARAFKPRPPHGFQIGMKVEAVDRRNPMLVRVACIAATEDHRLKIHFDGWNPEYDFWVETDCPDLHPVGWCQKTGHPLQYPNGSSDIVPPPGQGCPTPGCNGVGHIRGPRYGTHYTQVSCPYSEMNLNKEGLLPDRLSGERPLALSGPHPRGRRPEPHTNTTTQISSAPEQPEGAEESQNRKPATVEAERLGRNAQPETLGGASEQSQNGTRPKRTAPVPKYLKMHYVKEEISDGKASPDTISLQQALHESVFSPGISASPPHRVALCWDKHCQLLPEVLGLTAKRVATWSAEEVAGFVKGLPGCKEHAATFKTEQIDGEAFLLLTQTDIVKILSIKLGPALKIYNSILMLKNADEE; from the exons ATGACTGACACTCCACCCAGTGATGGCCCTTCCCAGGGAGGAGAGTTTGACATGATGGGTGCTCTTGACTGGAAGGATGGTATTGCCACGCTGCCAGGCAGTGACATCAAG TTCCGCATGACAGAGTTTGGGATCCTTGAGATTGTTACAGACATAGAAGTTAAAGGGCAGGTAGCAGAGCCTAAAAGTGAGACCATAGACCCAGCTCCGTCTCACACGCCCACCCCTCCTCCAGAGGGCCAGTCACAGACAGGGACAGTCAAAGCTCCAGTCAATCAGAATCGACCAGGATCATCTCAAGCTAAAG CTCCTGGTCCTGTGCTTCTGTCTTTAGAGGAGGGCCCCAGTGTGGAGGATGGTCCCAGTGTTGAAGTTGGCTCTAGTGCCGACATAGGCCCACATGGGGAGCTGTCAAGGTGCCGCGCCTGTGGTGGCCCTGTTTCCCGGAATGTCCTCTTTCAGGGAAAATTCTGCAGCTCCATTTGTGCACAGCCCTCAAGTGGCAG aTCATCTCCAGGGGAAGCACGAGAGAGTCAGACAGCAGAAGGTGAGAGGCTCGGTAAACGTGTGCGCAAAAAGAGAAAGATCTACATGGATTctggtgatgaggaggaagacaaccaagaggaaccagag GAAAAGGCCAAGACTACCAAAGGCAGGAGAGGTGCCAAAATCGCAAAACTGG TGACTGGCCCTTCCTCTAAGAAGCGGGCGTGGAGCTGGCCTGCTTACctggaagaggagagggccatTGCTGCTCCTGTTAAACTATTCAAAGAG CATCAGTCGTTTCCTCAGAGCAGGAATGGTTTTAAGGTGGGGATGAAGTTGGAGGGACTGGACCCGTCTCACCCGTCGCTTTTCTGTGTTCTCACTGTTGCAGAG ATCCAAGGATACAGGGTAAGGCTTCACTTTGATGGTTACCCGGAATGCTATGACTTTTGGGCCAACGCTGACTCGTGGGATCTGAAACCAGCTGGCTGGTGCGAGAAGAATGGACACAAGTTATTGTTGCCTAAAG GTTGTAAAGATGGAGAGTTCAACTGGAACATGTATGTGAAGAACTGTCGAGGTCAACTGGCTCCAAAACACTTTTTCAAGAGTCTAAACACA tctgtcACTCCATCTGGATTCAGAGCAGGAATGAAGCTGGAGGCAGTTGACAGGAAGAATCCCTCACTGATCTGTGTAGCCACCATCGCTGCTGTTGTTGACAACCGTCTGCTCATTCATTTTGACAACTGGGATGATACTTATGATTACTG gtgtgacCCCAGCAGTCCATACATCCATCCTGTGGGTTTCTGTGAAGAGGCTGAGCTTACTCTGACCACTCCAGCTGGTAAGACACAGACCAAGACACATGTGG AATATAAGCAACCCAAGAGTTTCTCATGGGAGAAGTACCTGGAAGAAACAGGAACACAGGCTGCTCCTGCTCGGGCTTTCAAACCG CGACCTCCACATGGCTTTCAGATTGGTATGAAAGTGGAAGCTGTTGATAGGAGGAATCCCATGCTTGTCCGTGTCGCATGTATAGCAGCTACAGAGGATCACAGACTGAAG ATCCATTTTGATGGCTGGAATCCAGAATATGACTTCTGGGTGGAGACAGACTGTCCTGACCTGCACCCTGTAGGGTGGTGTCAGAAGACTGGACACCCACTACAGTATCCTAACG ggTCCAGTGATATAGTGCCACCCCCAGGGCAAGGATGTCCTACCCCAGGATGCAACGGGGTTGGCCACATCAGAGGACCTCGCTATGGCACCCACTATAC tcaggtGAGCTGTCCCTATTCTGAgatgaatctgaacaaagaggGCCTGCTGCCAGACCGTCTCAGTGGGGAACGACCTCTCGCTCTCAGTGGGCCACATCCTCGCGGGCGTCGTCCCgaaccacacacaaacactacgACTCAGATCTCCTCCGCTCCGGAGCAGCCTGAAGGAGCCGAGGAGTCCCAGAACAG GAAACCAGCGACAGTGGAAGCTGAGCGCTTGGGGCGCAACGCCCAGCCTGAGACACTAGGTGGAGCCAGTGAGCAGAGCCAAAATGGAACAAGACCTAAACG GACTGCTCCAGTTCCTAAATACCTGAAAATGCACTATGTAAAGGAGGAGATCAGTGACGGTAaag CCTCTCCAGACACCATCTCTCTCCAGCAGGCCCTCCACGAGTCTGTGTTCTCCCCCGGCATCTCTGCCTCTCCTCCCCACCGGGTGGCTCTCTGCTGGGACAAGCACTGCCAGCTGCTGCCCGAGGTCCTGGGGCTGACTGCCAAGAGAGTGGCCACTTGGAGCGCTGAGGAG GTGGCCGGTTTTGTCAAAGGACTCCCTGGATGTAAAGAACATGCTGCTACATTTAAAACAGAG caaatCGATGGCGAGGCCTTTCTGCTACTCACCCAAACAGACATTGTCAAGATCCTGTCAATCAAGTTAGGGCCCGCCCTGAAGATCTATAACTCCATCCTCATGTTGAAGAATGCAGATGAAGAATAG